The following are encoded together in the Flavobacterium haoranii genome:
- the holA gene encoding DNA polymerase III subunit delta — MDEVIQITKDIKAGNIKPIYFFMGEEPYYIDKLTEFIEDNILTEDEKGFNQMVLYGRDTTIEDIVSNAKRFPMMAERQVVIVKEAQELAKTIDKLEAYAENPQPSTVLVFAYKYKTLDKRKKITKVLEKKGLVFESKKLYENQVGDWIKRVLSGKGYAIEPKAAAMLVEFLGTDLSKISNELDKLKIILPKGHTISAQDVEENIGISKDFNVFELRKAIGDGNQLKAYKIIEYFSQNPKDNPLVLTVGQVFSFFSQLLQYHGLKDKSKGNVAKVLKVNPFFVGDYELAAKRYPMKKVSGIVSKMRDIDVKSKGVGATSTTDYDLMKEMLIFIFN, encoded by the coding sequence ATGGACGAAGTCATTCAAATTACAAAAGATATTAAAGCGGGAAATATAAAGCCTATCTACTTTTTTATGGGTGAAGAACCTTATTACATTGATAAATTGACAGAATTTATTGAGGATAATATTCTTACCGAAGACGAAAAAGGTTTTAATCAAATGGTTTTGTATGGTAGAGATACTACAATTGAAGATATCGTTTCTAATGCAAAACGTTTCCCAATGATGGCAGAAAGACAAGTTGTTATTGTGAAAGAAGCACAAGAACTCGCAAAAACTATTGATAAATTAGAAGCCTACGCCGAAAATCCCCAGCCTTCAACTGTATTAGTATTTGCATATAAATACAAAACTCTAGATAAAAGAAAGAAGATAACGAAAGTTTTAGAAAAGAAAGGTTTGGTTTTTGAAAGCAAAAAACTTTATGAGAATCAAGTTGGCGATTGGATAAAGAGAGTTTTAAGTGGTAAAGGTTATGCCATTGAACCAAAAGCTGCAGCCATGTTAGTTGAATTTTTAGGAACCGATTTATCTAAAATTAGTAACGAATTAGATAAGCTAAAAATTATTTTACCTAAAGGACATACAATTTCAGCTCAAGATGTAGAGGAAAATATTGGAATTAGTAAAGATTTTAATGTATTTGAATTAAGAAAAGCTATTGGTGATGGAAACCAATTAAAAGCATATAAAATTATTGAGTATTTCTCTCAAAATCCAAAAGACAATCCATTAGTTCTTACAGTTGGACAAGTATTTTCTTTTTTCTCCCAATTGTTGCAATATCATGGTTTAAAAGATAAATCTAAAGGAAATGTTGCCAAAGTTTTAAAAGTAAATCCATTTTTTGTAGGTGATTACGAATTGGCAGCAAAAAGATATCCTATGAAAAAGGTGAGTGGTATTGTTTCTAAAATGAGAGATATTGATGTTAAAAGTAAAGGTGTTGGTGCGACTTCAACTACCGATTATGATTTAATGAAAGAAATGCTGATTTTTATTTTTAATTAA
- a CDS encoding glycosyltransferase family 2 protein, translated as MNKIAIVILNWNGAELLHQFLPTIIQYSTNATIYVADNASTDNSIEVLQTEFPEVKIISNTNNFGFAKGYNEALQYVEEPLLALVNSDIEVTEGWLNPILDQFNNEANTAIIQPKILDYKNKALFEYAGAAGGFIDKYGFPFCRGRIFESIEKDTYQYNDIKDIFWASGACFFIRNEVFKKLQGFDEDFFAHQEEIDLCWRVKNLGYQIKYNGNSTVYHVGGATLKTGSPYKTFLNFRNSLWMLTKNLPKKELISTLFIRLTFDGIAGIKFLLEGKPLHLWAVLKSHFYFYLNLNKNLKKRNPKTGLKKYYTVESIVYLHYIKKKKYFSELF; from the coding sequence TTGAATAAAATAGCAATTGTTATACTAAACTGGAATGGTGCCGAATTGTTGCATCAATTTTTACCAACAATTATTCAGTATTCTACGAATGCAACTATTTATGTAGCTGATAATGCTTCGACTGATAATTCTATTGAAGTTTTACAAACCGAATTTCCGGAAGTAAAAATTATTTCAAATACAAACAACTTTGGTTTTGCGAAAGGATATAATGAAGCTTTACAATATGTTGAAGAACCTTTGTTAGCATTAGTAAATAGTGATATTGAAGTAACTGAAGGTTGGCTAAACCCGATTTTAGATCAATTTAATAATGAAGCAAATACTGCTATTATTCAACCTAAAATTTTAGATTATAAAAATAAAGCTTTATTTGAGTATGCCGGAGCTGCAGGCGGCTTTATAGATAAGTATGGTTTTCCATTTTGTAGAGGCCGAATTTTTGAATCTATCGAAAAAGATACTTATCAATACAACGACATTAAAGATATTTTTTGGGCTTCAGGCGCTTGCTTTTTTATTCGAAATGAAGTCTTTAAAAAGCTACAAGGTTTTGATGAAGATTTTTTTGCACATCAAGAAGAAATCGATTTATGTTGGCGTGTAAAAAACTTAGGTTACCAAATAAAATACAACGGAAATTCTACAGTTTATCATGTTGGCGGAGCCACTTTAAAAACTGGAAGTCCGTATAAAACATTTTTAAATTTCAGAAATTCTCTTTGGATGCTCACTAAAAACCTACCAAAGAAAGAGTTAATCTCTACCCTATTCATTAGATTAACTTTCGACGGAATAGCAGGTATAAAGTTTCTTTTAGAAGGAAAACCTTTACACTTATGGGCGGTTTTAAAATCACACTTTTACTTCTATTTAAATTTGAATAAAAATTTAAAAAAACGAAATCCCAAAACTGGCTTAAAAAAATACTATACTGTAGAGAGTATTGTTTATTTGCACTATATCAAGAAGAAAAAGTACTTTTCCGAATTATTTTAA
- a CDS encoding type I restriction enzyme HsdR N-terminal domain-containing protein yields the protein MQKLNFSNYSFRFKNSENKTYIFDIIRKKFLLLTPEEWVRQHVLNYLIEDLKYPKSLINVEKLVNVNGLKRRYDIVVFNTDGSFFLLVECKAPEVQITQGTFDQIAQYNFVLKAENLMITNGLNHYFCQMDFENEKYVFLKELPEFSK from the coding sequence ATGCAAAAACTCAATTTTTCCAACTATTCCTTTCGCTTCAAAAATAGTGAAAATAAAACCTACATATTTGATATTATCAGAAAAAAATTTTTGTTGCTAACCCCTGAAGAATGGGTTCGCCAACATGTTCTAAATTATTTAATTGAAGATTTAAAATATCCCAAATCGCTTATAAATGTAGAAAAACTTGTCAATGTTAATGGATTGAAAAGAAGGTATGATATTGTAGTATTTAATACCGATGGAAGTTTCTTTTTATTAGTAGAATGCAAAGCTCCTGAAGTACAAATTACACAAGGAACTTTTGATCAAATTGCTCAATATAATTTTGTTTTAAAAGCAGAAAATTTAATGATTACTAATGGACTGAATCACTATTTTTGTCAGATGGATTTTGAAAATGAAAAATATGTTTTTTTAAAAGAGTTACCAGAATTTAGTAAATAG
- a CDS encoding OmpA/MotB family protein, which yields MKRVIVPTLALVLTLTSCVSKKKFAELEAKQKETQDLLNTATVKLNSCLTEKDALANQIDYLKKNNSDLINSSKELTVLTQKGAENLEKSLESLKEKDLKISRLQDALTKKDSVTLALVTSLKREVGIDDPDININVEKGVVMISIADNLLFKSGSYEVSDNAKSVLSKVAKVINSKPDFECMVEGHTDNVPIKNAVLLDNWDLSVKRSTSIVRVLQKDFNVSPKQLIPAGRSFYIPLVENDTPANRAKNRRTRIIIMPKIDQFYDMIEKK from the coding sequence ATGAAAAGAGTAATTGTCCCAACGCTTGCTTTGGTATTAACTCTAACTTCTTGTGTATCGAAAAAGAAGTTTGCTGAATTAGAAGCCAAACAAAAGGAAACGCAAGATTTATTAAACACAGCTACTGTAAAATTGAATTCTTGTTTAACAGAGAAAGATGCTTTAGCAAATCAAATCGATTATTTAAAGAAAAACAACTCTGACTTAATTAACAGTTCTAAAGAATTAACTGTTTTAACTCAAAAAGGAGCTGAAAATCTTGAAAAATCATTAGAAAGTTTAAAAGAAAAAGATTTAAAAATATCGCGCTTACAAGATGCTTTAACTAAAAAAGACAGCGTTACTTTAGCATTAGTTACAAGTTTAAAACGTGAAGTGGGAATTGATGATCCAGACATCAATATTAATGTTGAAAAAGGAGTAGTAATGATCTCGATTGCTGATAATTTATTATTCAAATCGGGAAGTTATGAAGTAAGCGACAACGCAAAATCTGTATTAAGCAAAGTTGCTAAAGTAATTAACAGTAAACCAGATTTTGAATGTATGGTTGAAGGTCATACAGACAATGTGCCTATTAAAAATGCGGTATTATTAGACAACTGGGATTTATCTGTTAAAAGATCAACTTCTATTGTGAGAGTTTTACAAAAAGATTTTAATGTAAGTCCTAAACAATTAATTCCAGCTGGTAGAAGTTTCTATATTCCATTAGTAGAAAATGATACTCCGGCAAACAGAGCTAAAAATAGAAGAACTAGAATTATCATTATGCCAAAAATTGATCAATTCTACGACATGATAGAAAAGAAATGA